One window from the genome of Ciconia boyciana chromosome 8, ASM3463844v1, whole genome shotgun sequence encodes:
- the GPAM gene encoding glycerol-3-phosphate acyltransferase 1, mitochondrial isoform X3, whose protein sequence is MDETALSLGTIDVSYLSTSAECSISRCKHSSEEWGECNSRPTLFRSATLKWKETLLSRKRPFVGRCCYVCTPQSRDNFFNASIPSLGLRNVIYINETHTRYRGWLARRLCYVLFVQERDVHKGMFAKNLTENVLNNSRVQKAIVDEASEPSAPGSFAQTDPKAINKVKKKARKILQEMVANVSPALIRLTGWVLLKLFNSFFWNIQIHRGQIEMVKAATEMNLPLIFLPVHKSHIDYLLLTFILFCHNIKAPYIAAGNNLNIPIFSTLIRKLGGFFIRRKLDQSPDGRKDFLYRALLYVHVEELLRQQQFLEIFLEGTRSRSGKTSGARAGLLSVVVDALFSNATPDVLIIPVGISYDRIIEGHYNSEQLGKPKKNESLWSIARGVFRMLRKNYGCVRVDFAQPFSLKEYVNSQSQKPVPAPLSLEQALLPAILPSRPNDTVDEGTEASLLNSRDITSEPFRRELISNLAEHILFTANKSCAVMSTHIVACLLLYRHRQGTDLSRLVEDFFSMKEEVLARDFDLGFSGNSDDVVMHAIHLLGNCVNITNTSRNNEFFITPSTTIPAVFELNFYSNGVLHVFIKEAIIACSLHAVQSRRYRNGTNGPSPSLISQEHLVRKAASLCYLLSNEFTVSLPCQVIYQVCHESVERLIQYGILLVAEQDDQEDVSPSLTEQQWDKKLPEPLSWRSDEEDEDSDFGEEQRDCYLKVSPSQEHQQYITFLQRLLGPLLEAYSSAVIFVHNFSGPVSESEYLQKLHRHLISRTEKNVAVYAESATYSHVKNAVKVFKEIGVFNQTKQRRDTILELSTTFLPQHNRQKLLEFIMSFMVL, encoded by the exons GATAACTTCTTCAATGCTAGTATTCCTTCTTTGGGTCTGCGTAATGTCATATATATCAATGAAACACATACGAG GTACAGAGGGTGGCTTGCGAGACGCCTTTGTTATGTCCTTTTTGTGCAAGAGAGGGATGTTCATAAGGGTATGTTTGCCAAGAATCTGACAGAAAATGTGCTGAATAACAGCAG AGTCCAGAAGGCCATTGTAGATGAAGCTTCTGAACCAAGTGCTCCGGGTAGTTTTGCTCAGACGGATCCTAAAGCTAtcaacaaagtgaaaaaaaaagctaggaaaattcTCCAGGAAATGGTAGCAAATGTGTCACCTGCTTTAATCAG GTTGACCGGCTGGGTGTTACTGAAGTTGTTTAACAGCTTTTTCTGGAATATTCAGATCCACAGAGGTCAAATAGAAATGGTCAAAGCAGCAACAGAG ATGAATTTGCCTCTTATCTTCTTGCCTGTTCACAAATCCCACATTGACTACCTGCTCCTTACATTCATTCTTTTCTGCCATAACATCAAAGCACCCTACATTGCTGCAGGGAACAATCTCAACATCCCCATCTTCAG CACATTGATCCGCAAGCTGGGAGGATTTTTCATTCGTCGAAAGTTAGATCAGAGTCCTGATGGTCGTAAGGACTTCCTCTACAGAGCTTTGCTCTACGTG CATGTAGAAGAATTGTTGAGACAGCAGCAGTTTTTAGAAATATTCTTGGAAGGCACACGGTCTCGAAGTGGAAAGACATCTGGAGCTAGAGCAGGTCTTTTATCTGTGGTGGTGGATGCTCTCTTCTCAAATGCTACTCCTGATGTCCTAATTATACCTGTGGGAATCTCCTATGATCGCATAATTGAAGGTCACTATAACAGTGAGCAGCTG GGCAAGCCTAAGAAGAATGAAAGTCTTTGGAGTATAGCTAGAGGAGTCTTCAGAATGCTGCGGAAGAATTATGGGTGTGTCAGAGTAGATTTTGCACAACCATTTTCCTTAAAA GAATATGTAAACAGCCAAAGCCAAAAACCTGTGCCTGCTCCTCTTTCTTTGGAACAAGCTTTGTTACCAGCTATACTTCCGTCAAG ACCTAATGATACTGTGGATGAAGGTACAGAGGCCTCACTGCTCAACTCCAGGGATATCACCAGTGAACCCTTCAGAAGAGAGCTGATATCCAACTTGGCTGAGCATATTTTGTTCA CTGCTAACAAGTCCTGTGCTGTGATGTCTACCCACATTGTTGCCTGTTTGCTGCTGTACAGACACAGGCAG GGAACTGATCTTTCCAGGTTGGTAgaagatttcttttccatgaaGGAGGAGGTCTTAGCCCGTGACTTTGATTTGGGATTTTCAGGGAACTCAGATGATGTTGTCATGCATGCCATTCACTTGTTGGGGAACTGTGTAAATATCACAAACACTAGCCGAAACAATGAGTTCTTCATCACTCCCAGCACAACGATACCTGCTGTCTTTGAACTCAACTTCTACAGCAATGGAGTACtacatgtatttattaaagAGGCCATTATTG CCTGCAGTCTTCATGCAGTTCAGAGTAGGAGATACAGAAATGGTACCAATGGTCCTTCTCCCAGTTTGATTAGTCAAGAACACCTGGTCCGAAAAGCTGCCAGCTTGTGTTACTTGCTTTCTAATGAATTTACTGTATCTTTG CCTTGCCAGGTGATATATCAAGTTTGCCATGAATCTGTGGAAAGGCTGATACAATATGGTATTCTTCTGGTGGCTGAG CAGGATGATCAGGAGGATGTTAGCCCTAGTCTTACAGAGCAGCAGTGGGATAAAAAACTCCCTGAGCCATTATCTTGGAGAAGTGACGAGGAAGATGAAGACAGTGATTTTGGAGAAGAACAGAGAGATTGCTACCTGAAG GTGAGCCCGTCTCAAGAGCACCAGCAGTACATCACTTTCCTGCAGAGGTTGTTGGGACCTTTACTGGAAGCATATAGCTCTGCTGTTATCTTCGTGCACAATTTTAGTGGTCCTGTTTCAGAGTCTGAATACCTTCAAAAGTTACACAGGCACTTAATAAGCAGGACGGAGAAGAATGTTGCTGTATATG ctGAGAGTGCTACCTACAGTCAtgtgaaaaatgcagtgaaagttTTTAAGGAAATTGGG GTTTTCAATCAGACGAAACAAAGAAGAGACACCATTTTGGAACTAAGCACTACGTTCCTACCTCAGCACAACAGGCAAAAACTACTGGAATTCATCATGAGCTTCATGGTATTATAG